A genomic region of Arachis stenosperma cultivar V10309 chromosome 9, arast.V10309.gnm1.PFL2, whole genome shotgun sequence contains the following coding sequences:
- the LOC130949968 gene encoding uncharacterized protein LOC130949968: MGVTVKINNVDIDNRFVVPYNLLLLMKYQAHINLELFNKSNVIKYLFKYVNKDPDWVTATVKETYDVGESSQVVNEIKQYYDCHYLSPSESMWRIFAYDIHHRWPSVQRLTFHLLNQQHVVFDDADITTHVYLCNKDLLTMFTGWMMANRRFPEGRSLTYVEYPGKFVYCSNSRE; the protein is encoded by the coding sequence ATGGGTGTGACAGTGAAGATCAACAATGTTGATATTGACAACAGATTTGTTGTGCCCTATAATCTACTGCTGTTAATGAAATATCAAGCTCACATAAATCTTGAGTTATTTAACAAGTCAAACGTCATTAAGTATCTTTTTAAGTATGTCAATAAGGATCCGGATTGGGTGACTGCAACTGTTAAAGAAACATATGATGTTGGTGAATCTTCTCAGGTGGTTAATGAGATCAAACAGTATTATGATTGTCATTATTTATCACCGTCTGAATCCATGTGGAGAATTTTTGCTTATGATATTCATCATAGATGGCCGTCGGTACAAAGGTTGACTTTTCACTTGCTGAACCAGCAACATGTTGTATTCGATGATGCTGATATCACTACTCATGTTTATTTGTGCAACAAAGATTTGCTGACGATGTTTACGGGTTGGATGATGGCCAACAGGCGGTTCCCAGAGGGGCGGTCTTTAACATATGTTGAATATCCAGGAAAATTTGTCTATTGTTCGAATAGCAGGGAGTGA
- the LOC130949969 gene encoding ATP-dependent DNA helicase PIF1-like has translation MNGVTYDTFHKACSTMGFLIDNKEYVFAIKEVTELASAAQLRRLFVILLLFVSIGRPLSVWEQTWAYLPNYILYHRRHELQYPDLSMSQDELQTFCLLEIEKLLQSNGKSLRNYAGMPVSNNSLVSQFSNLILLRELQYDTISLAPRLRSEKKIVINVAFSGIASLLLPGGKTAHSMFNIPVELTEDTVCRIKKNSPKAEVVRLADLIFWDEALMTNKLAFEALDRTLCDIMVSVSDRNKDLPFGGKVVVLGGDFRQVLPVIPKGSRAEIVMASINSSILWKYCRCGTLVNDKLFVDIPSDLIIPILKNPVEDIANTIYPNLVKNFCDPSFFQDRAILAPTVENVEEINNYIVDLLPGEEKNYLSADLICGSDAYSDVDVDWINVEFLNQIRCSGLPNNSLKLKIGVPIILLRNIDPAGGLCNGT, from the exons ATGAATGGTGTTACTTATGATACATTTCACAAGGCATGTTCCACCATGGGATTCTTGATAGATAATAAGGAGTATGTTTTTGCTATTAAGGAAGTCACCGAGTTAGCGTCAGCTGCACAGCTAAGGAGACTTTTTGTGATATTGTTGCTATTTGTTTCCATTGGAAGACCTCTGTCAGTTTGGGAACAAACTTGGGCTTATTTGCCTAATTATATTCTTTATCACAGAAGACATGAGCTGCAATATCCCG ATCTATCGATGAGTCAAGACGAGTTGCAAACATTTTGTTTGTTGGAGATTGAGAAACTATTACAGAGTAATGGAAAATCATTGAGAAATTATGCTGGCATGCCGGTTTCTAATAACTCTTTAGTCTCTCAATTTAGCAATTTGATTCTGTTGCGTGAGTTGCAGTATGATACTATTTCTTTGGCTC CTAGATTGCGATCTGAGAAAAAGATTGTTATAAACGTTGCTTTTAGTGGTATTGCTTCTCTGTTGTTACCTGGTGGTAAGACGGCGCATTCTATGTTCAATATTCCTGTTGAGCTGACTGAAGACACTGTTTGTCGGATTAAGAAAAATAGTCCAAAAGCTGAGGTAGTCCGATTAGCCGATTTGATTTTTTGGGATGAGGCACTGATGACTAACAAATTAGCATTTGAAGCGCTCGATAGGACATTGTGTGATATAATGGTTTCGGTCTCTGATAGGAATAAAGATTTACCTTTTGGTGGGAAGGTGGTTGTTCTTGGTGGTGATTTTAGGCAGGTCTTGCCAGTTATTCCAAAAGGTTCTCGTGCTGAGATTGTGATGGCTTCCATAAATTCTTCTATCCTCTGGAAATACT GTCGATGTGGAACTCTGGTCAATGATAAACTTTTTGTTGATATTCCTTCTGATCTAATCATTCCTATTTTGAAAAATCCGGTGGAAGATATTGCAAATACAATCTATCCAAATTTGGTTAAGAATTTTTGTGATCCAAGCTTTTTCCAGGATAGGGCAATACTAGCTCCGACTGTCGAGAATGTTGAGGAGATAAACAATTATATAGTTGACTTGTTGCCCGGTGAGGAGAAAAATTATCTCAGTGCTGATTTGATATGTGGTAGTGATGCCTATTCTGATGTTGATGTTGATTGGATAAATGTTGAATTCTTGAATCAGATTAGGTGTTCTGGTCTACCTAATAATTCGTTGAAGTTGAAAATAGGCGTGCCTATTATTTTGTTGAGGAATATTGATCCAGCTGGGGGTTTGTGTAATGGCACTTGA